The proteins below come from a single Streptomyces spongiicola genomic window:
- a CDS encoding vWA domain-containing protein produces the protein MTEHTTGPERTDPHPEADSHDNRRQVLYWRLLARLFDREEHTALEAASLAVIEDIGLPPALLDPRASVDSVVQRHPELAEEFDGLMVPRAGHPRTGPDALPEADLAAEPDPGPGAVPGPEPDPGPEPGHVPGGGSVPDHTGFANREAAVHEGEARGEAEASGEGGAGGRDRAAEVRRAALVSKVLLNVFSSGSGTVTAGQLSRWQSDAGWLERSLGCAPGELRGGRSGQGAGPPGTGRGAAPGPGTQVAAIGPELGAIEADLVRRMHLREVLADPRLAAQLTPSMSLIEQLLRDKGNLSGVALANAKALIRRFVDDVAEVLRTQVEKATAGPLDRSVPPKRVFRNLDLDRTVWKNLTNWSPEEERLYVDRLHYRHTVRKTTPQRLVVVVDQSGSMVDSMVNCTILASIFAGLPKVDVHLIAYDTQALDLTPWVHDPFETLLRTNLGGGTDGTAAMALAQPKIAEPRSTVVVWISDFYEWRTEQLFESMAAVHRSGAKFIPVGSVTSAGRASVNPWFRERFKDLGTPVISGHIRKLVHELKTFLT, from the coding sequence ATGACCGAGCACACGACCGGACCGGAGCGGACGGACCCGCATCCGGAGGCCGACTCCCACGACAATCGCCGCCAGGTCCTGTACTGGCGCCTCCTCGCCCGCCTCTTCGACCGCGAGGAGCACACGGCGCTGGAAGCGGCGAGCCTCGCCGTGATCGAGGACATCGGGCTGCCGCCCGCACTGCTGGACCCCCGGGCGTCCGTCGACTCCGTCGTGCAGCGCCATCCGGAGCTGGCCGAGGAGTTCGACGGACTGATGGTGCCCCGGGCAGGCCATCCCCGTACCGGACCCGACGCCCTGCCGGAGGCGGACCTCGCGGCGGAGCCGGATCCCGGCCCTGGAGCGGTCCCCGGCCCCGAGCCGGATCCCGGCCCCGAGCCGGGACACGTGCCCGGGGGAGGGTCCGTACCCGATCACACCGGTTTCGCGAACCGAGAGGCGGCCGTACACGAGGGGGAGGCCCGAGGCGAGGCGGAGGCGTCCGGTGAGGGCGGTGCCGGCGGACGTGACCGCGCCGCCGAAGTACGCCGTGCCGCACTGGTGTCGAAGGTGCTGCTCAACGTCTTCTCGTCCGGATCCGGCACGGTCACCGCCGGACAGCTCTCGCGCTGGCAGTCCGACGCGGGGTGGCTGGAGCGCTCGCTCGGCTGCGCGCCCGGTGAGCTGCGCGGCGGCCGGTCCGGCCAGGGGGCCGGCCCACCGGGAACCGGCCGGGGTGCGGCACCCGGCCCCGGCACGCAGGTTGCGGCGATCGGCCCCGAACTCGGCGCCATCGAGGCCGACCTCGTGAGGCGGATGCATCTGCGGGAGGTCCTCGCCGACCCCCGGCTCGCCGCACAGCTCACCCCGAGCATGTCGCTGATCGAGCAGCTGCTCCGGGACAAGGGCAATCTGTCCGGCGTCGCACTGGCCAACGCCAAGGCGCTGATCCGCCGATTCGTCGACGACGTCGCCGAGGTGCTGCGGACCCAGGTGGAGAAGGCCACGGCCGGTCCCCTGGACCGCTCCGTGCCGCCGAAGCGCGTCTTCCGCAACCTGGACCTGGACCGGACCGTCTGGAAGAACCTCACCAACTGGAGTCCGGAGGAGGAGCGGTTGTACGTCGACCGCCTCCACTACCGGCACACCGTCCGCAAGACGACACCGCAGCGGCTCGTCGTGGTCGTGGACCAGTCCGGCTCCATGGTCGACTCCATGGTCAACTGCACCATCCTCGCCTCGATCTTCGCCGGGCTGCCGAAGGTCGACGTCCACCTGATCGCCTACGACACCCAGGCCCTCGACCTCACCCCCTGGGTACACGACCCCTTCGAGACGCTGCTGCGCACCAACCTCGGGGGCGGCACCGACGGCACCGCCGCCATGGCGCTCGCCCAGCCGAAGATCGCCGAACCACGCAGCACCGTGGTGGTGTGGATCTCCGACTTCTACGAATGGCGGACCGAGCAGCTCTTCGAGTCCATGGCCGCCGTCCACCGTTCCGGGGCGAAGTTCATCCCCGTCGGTTCGGTGACCAGCGCCGGCCGGGCCAGCGTCAACCCCTGGTTCCGCGAGCGCTTCAAGGACCTCGGCACACCGGTGATATCCGGGCATATCCGCAAGCTGGTCCACGAACTCAAGACATTCCTCACCTGA
- a CDS encoding aldehyde dehydrogenase family protein has translation MPELFIGGRWTAAAGGRKREIRCPADGTLVAAVDEAGPEDAAAAVAAARDAFDSGPWPRTPAAERGELLLRTAALLDRDRAEFARAESLDTGKRLVESVYDMDDIAECFRWFGRLVAAGGHDRVVDTGRPDVDSRVVHEPVGVCSLITPWNYPLLQTSWKVAPALGAGNTFVLKPSELTPHTAVLLMRVLGEAGLPDGAANLVLGAGGVVGAPLTEDPRVDMVSFTGGLVTGRRIMAAAAPTVKKVALELGGKNPNVVFSDAAFEAAVDYAATAVFLHSGQVCSAGARLLVQEGLHDAFVAEIVGLAESIRLGGPFDENARAGPLISAGHLEKVEAYVEAGLAEGAVLRCGGSRPDDPGLANGFYYRPTVLDECAPDMTVVRDESFGPVLTVERFRDEEEAVALANDTVYGLAGAVWTRDPARAHRVAARMRAGTVWINDFHPYVPQAEWGGMKQSGFGRELGLAGLAEYREAKHVWRNLAPGPQRWFA, from the coding sequence ATGCCCGAGCTCTTCATCGGCGGTAGGTGGACCGCCGCGGCCGGCGGGCGCAAGCGGGAGATCCGCTGCCCCGCCGACGGCACGCTGGTGGCGGCCGTCGACGAGGCCGGGCCCGAGGACGCCGCGGCCGCCGTCGCCGCCGCCCGCGACGCCTTCGACAGCGGGCCCTGGCCCCGCACCCCGGCCGCCGAACGCGGTGAGCTGCTGTTGCGCACCGCCGCCCTGCTCGACCGCGACAGGGCGGAGTTCGCCCGCGCCGAGTCGCTGGACACGGGCAAGCGGCTGGTGGAGAGCGTGTACGACATGGACGACATCGCCGAGTGCTTCCGCTGGTTCGGCCGGCTTGTCGCGGCCGGCGGTCACGACCGCGTCGTCGACACCGGACGGCCGGACGTCGACAGCCGGGTGGTACACGAGCCCGTGGGTGTCTGTTCGCTGATCACCCCGTGGAACTACCCGCTGCTGCAGACCTCCTGGAAGGTCGCTCCGGCACTCGGCGCGGGCAACACCTTCGTACTCAAGCCGAGTGAACTCACCCCGCACACGGCGGTGCTGCTGATGCGGGTGCTCGGCGAGGCGGGGCTGCCCGACGGCGCCGCCAATCTGGTCCTGGGCGCGGGCGGCGTCGTGGGTGCCCCGCTCACCGAGGACCCCAGGGTCGACATGGTGTCGTTCACCGGTGGCCTGGTCACCGGTCGGCGCATCATGGCCGCCGCCGCGCCGACGGTGAAGAAGGTGGCGCTGGAACTCGGCGGCAAGAACCCGAACGTGGTGTTCTCGGATGCCGCGTTCGAGGCGGCGGTGGACTACGCGGCGACCGCCGTCTTCCTCCACTCGGGCCAGGTCTGCTCGGCCGGGGCGCGGCTGCTGGTGCAGGAGGGACTGCACGACGCGTTCGTCGCGGAGATCGTCGGCCTGGCGGAGTCCATCAGGCTGGGCGGGCCGTTCGACGAGAACGCCCGCGCCGGTCCGCTGATCTCCGCCGGGCACCTGGAGAAGGTCGAGGCGTACGTCGAGGCCGGCCTCGCCGAGGGCGCGGTCCTGCGCTGCGGCGGCTCCCGGCCGGACGACCCGGGGCTCGCGAACGGCTTCTACTACCGGCCGACCGTGCTGGACGAGTGCGCCCCGGACATGACGGTGGTACGTGACGAGTCGTTCGGGCCGGTGCTGACCGTGGAGCGCTTCCGCGACGAGGAGGAGGCGGTGGCCCTCGCCAACGACACGGTCTACGGTCTCGCGGGTGCCGTCTGGACCCGGGATCCGGCGCGGGCCCACCGGGTGGCCGCGCGGATGCGGGCCGGCACCGTGTGGATCAACGACTTCCACCCGTACGTCCCGCAGGCGGAATGGGGCGGTATGAAGCAGTCCGGATTCGGCCGTGAACTCGGGCTGGCCGGACTGGCCGAGTACCGCGAGGCCAAGCACGTCTGGCGCAATCTCGCGCCGGGCCCGCAGCGGTGGTTCGCATGA
- a CDS encoding GMC family oxidoreductase → MSSPTSAPEFDHVVVGGGTAGAVVAARLSEDPDVSVCLLEAGPSDVGDDTVLVLERWMALLESGYDWDYPVEPQVNGNSFLRHARARVLGGCSSHNSCIAFWAPAEDLDEWAAAGCTGWSAADCFPLYRRLENNEAPGDHHGRSGPVHLRTVPPRDPCGRALLEACAEAGIPTTPFNTGRTVVRGAGWFQINARPDGTRASASVSYLHPLLGRRPNLEVRTGVRARRLLFPGDGRCGGVEYLEPDTVHTSAVAARGEVIVACGAIDSPKLLMLSGIGPGGHLRDVGVDVRVDAPGVGSHLQDHPEGVIMWEAKQPMVTASTQWWEIGVFADTVPGLDRPDLMFHYGSMPFDMNTYRQGYPTSDNAFTLTPNVTRARSRGTVRLRSRDFRDKPMVDPRYFTDEHDIRVMTHGLRLARDIVSRAPMTDWAGAELAPGPGTTGDDELFAYVRATHNTVYHPAGTVRMGADGDPESPLDARLRVKGVRGLRVADASVMPLLTTVNPGITTMMIGEKCADMVKADAAAGNG, encoded by the coding sequence ATGTCCTCACCCACGTCCGCGCCGGAGTTCGACCATGTCGTCGTGGGCGGCGGCACGGCCGGCGCCGTCGTCGCCGCGCGGCTCAGCGAGGACCCCGATGTGAGCGTGTGCCTGCTGGAAGCCGGACCCTCCGACGTGGGCGACGACACCGTCCTGGTGCTGGAGCGCTGGATGGCCCTGCTGGAGTCGGGCTACGACTGGGACTATCCGGTCGAACCGCAGGTGAACGGGAACAGCTTCCTCCGCCATGCCCGCGCGAGAGTCCTCGGCGGCTGTTCGTCGCACAACTCCTGCATCGCGTTCTGGGCGCCCGCGGAGGATCTGGACGAGTGGGCCGCGGCGGGGTGCACCGGATGGAGTGCCGCGGACTGCTTCCCGCTGTACCGCCGGCTGGAGAACAACGAGGCGCCCGGCGACCACCACGGCCGCTCGGGCCCGGTGCACCTGCGGACGGTCCCCCCGCGGGACCCGTGCGGGCGGGCGCTGCTGGAGGCCTGCGCCGAGGCGGGCATCCCGACGACCCCGTTCAACACCGGTAGGACGGTGGTGCGGGGCGCCGGCTGGTTCCAGATCAACGCCCGTCCGGACGGCACCCGCGCGTCCGCCTCGGTGTCGTACCTGCACCCGCTGCTCGGCAGGCGCCCGAACCTGGAGGTGCGGACCGGAGTACGGGCGCGGCGGCTGCTGTTCCCGGGCGACGGCCGGTGCGGGGGCGTCGAGTACCTGGAGCCGGACACCGTCCACACGTCGGCGGTGGCCGCCCGCGGTGAGGTGATCGTGGCGTGCGGGGCCATCGACTCGCCCAAGCTGCTCATGCTGTCGGGCATCGGCCCCGGCGGGCATCTGCGGGACGTCGGCGTCGACGTACGGGTGGACGCCCCCGGCGTGGGCTCCCACCTCCAGGACCATCCGGAGGGAGTGATCATGTGGGAGGCGAAGCAGCCCATGGTCACCGCCTCCACCCAGTGGTGGGAGATCGGCGTCTTCGCGGACACCGTGCCCGGGCTGGACCGGCCGGACCTGATGTTCCACTACGGCTCCATGCCCTTCGACATGAACACCTACCGGCAGGGCTATCCCACGTCCGACAACGCCTTCACACTGACGCCGAACGTGACCCGGGCCCGTTCGCGGGGGACGGTCCGGCTGCGCAGCCGGGACTTCCGCGACAAGCCGATGGTCGACCCCCGCTACTTCACGGACGAGCACGACATCCGCGTGATGACCCACGGGCTGCGGCTGGCGCGCGACATCGTCTCGCGGGCCCCGATGACCGACTGGGCCGGAGCGGAACTCGCCCCGGGGCCGGGGACCACGGGCGACGACGAACTGTTCGCGTATGTGCGCGCCACCCACAACACGGTGTACCACCCGGCGGGGACGGTGCGTATGGGGGCCGACGGCGATCCGGAGTCCCCGCTCGACGCACGTCTGCGGGTCAAGGGCGTGCGGGGGCTGCGGGTGGCCGACGCCTCGGTGATGCCGCTGCTCACGACGGTCAATCCGGGCATCACCACGATGATGATCGGGGAGAAGTGCGCCGACATGGTCAAGGCCGACGCGGCCGCGGGGAACGGCTGA
- a CDS encoding NADP-dependent isocitrate dehydrogenase, protein MSDSTIIYTHTDEAPALATYSFLPVIQAYASTAGVAVETRDISLAGRIISQFPEYLQEGQRIDDALAELGELARTPGANIIKLPNISASIPQLKAAVAELQEQGYALPAYPDDPKTDEERDIRARYDKVKGSAVNPVLREGNSDRRAPASVKNYAKAHPHRMGAWTPESKTNVAHMTGDDFRSTEKSAVVAEDGTLRIELAGDDGSTTVLRESVPVLAGEVVDASVMRVAVLREFLGEQVARAKAEGVLFSVHLKATMMKVSDPIIFGHVVRAFFPKTFAEHGEALAAAGLTPNDGLGGILKGLESLPQGDAVKASFDAELAEGPALAMVDSDRGVTNLHVPSDVIVDASMPAMIRTSGHMWGPDGQEADTLAVIPDSSYAGIYQVVIDDCRANGAFDPSTMGSVPNVGLMAQKAEEYGSHDKTFEIPVTGTVRVVDADGNAVIEQTVSAGDIFRMCQTKDAPIKDWVKLAVTRARATGDPAVFWLDEGRAHDARLIEKVRRYLAEHDTQGLRIEIMAPVDAIRFSLERIRRGENTISVTGNVLRDYLTDLFPILELGTSAKMLSVVPLMNGGGLFETGAGGSAPKHVQQLLKENYLRWDSLGEFLALAVSFEHLAATTGNARARILADTLDRATGTFLNEDKSPSRRLGGIDNRGSHFYLALYWAQELARQTDDARLAEAFAGLAKTLTEQEGTIVDELIAVQGSPADIGGYYQPDAAKASAVMRPSQTLNQALASLG, encoded by the coding sequence GTGAGTGACTCGACCATCATCTACACACACACTGACGAGGCCCCGGCCCTGGCGACGTACTCGTTCCTGCCGGTGATCCAGGCGTACGCCTCGACGGCCGGAGTCGCCGTGGAGACCCGGGACATCTCGTTGGCGGGACGGATCATCTCCCAGTTCCCCGAGTACCTTCAGGAGGGCCAGCGCATCGACGACGCCCTCGCCGAACTCGGCGAACTGGCCAGGACCCCCGGTGCCAACATCATCAAGCTGCCCAACATCTCGGCCTCGATCCCGCAGCTGAAGGCGGCGGTCGCCGAGCTCCAGGAGCAGGGCTACGCGCTGCCGGCCTACCCGGACGACCCGAAGACCGACGAGGAGCGCGACATCCGCGCCCGCTACGACAAGGTCAAGGGCAGCGCCGTCAACCCCGTGCTGCGCGAGGGCAACTCCGACCGCAGGGCCCCCGCCTCGGTGAAGAACTACGCCAAGGCGCACCCGCACCGCATGGGTGCCTGGACCCCCGAGTCCAAGACCAACGTCGCGCACATGACAGGCGACGACTTCCGCTCGACCGAGAAGTCCGCCGTCGTCGCGGAGGACGGCACCCTCCGCATCGAACTCGCCGGTGACGACGGCAGCACCACCGTGCTGCGCGAGTCGGTCCCGGTGCTCGCCGGTGAGGTCGTGGACGCGTCCGTGATGCGGGTGGCCGTCCTGCGCGAGTTCCTCGGCGAGCAGGTCGCCCGCGCCAAGGCCGAGGGCGTGCTGTTCTCGGTCCACCTCAAGGCCACGATGATGAAGGTGTCCGACCCGATCATCTTCGGCCACGTGGTACGCGCCTTCTTCCCGAAGACCTTCGCCGAGCACGGCGAGGCCCTCGCCGCCGCAGGACTGACCCCGAACGACGGCCTCGGCGGCATCCTCAAGGGCCTGGAGTCGCTTCCGCAGGGCGACGCCGTCAAGGCCTCCTTCGACGCCGAACTCGCCGAGGGCCCCGCCCTGGCGATGGTCGACTCCGACCGCGGTGTCACCAACCTGCACGTGCCGAGCGACGTCATCGTCGACGCCTCCATGCCGGCGATGATCCGCACCTCCGGCCACATGTGGGGCCCGGACGGCCAGGAGGCGGACACCCTCGCCGTCATCCCGGACAGCAGCTACGCGGGCATCTACCAGGTCGTCATCGACGACTGCCGTGCCAACGGCGCCTTCGACCCGTCGACCATGGGATCCGTCCCGAACGTCGGGCTGATGGCCCAGAAGGCCGAGGAGTACGGCAGCCACGACAAGACCTTCGAGATCCCGGTCACCGGCACCGTCCGCGTCGTCGACGCCGACGGCAACGCCGTGATCGAGCAGACGGTCAGCGCCGGCGACATCTTCCGCATGTGCCAGACCAAGGACGCGCCGATCAAGGACTGGGTGAAGCTCGCCGTCACCCGCGCCCGCGCCACCGGCGACCCGGCCGTCTTCTGGCTCGACGAGGGCCGCGCGCACGACGCCCGGCTGATCGAGAAGGTCCGGCGCTACCTGGCCGAGCACGACACCCAGGGCCTGCGGATCGAGATCATGGCCCCGGTCGACGCGATCCGCTTCTCGCTGGAGCGCATCCGCCGCGGCGAGAACACCATCTCGGTGACGGGCAACGTGCTGCGCGACTACCTGACCGACCTGTTCCCGATCCTGGAGCTGGGCACCAGCGCCAAGATGCTCTCGGTCGTCCCGCTGATGAACGGCGGCGGACTGTTCGAGACCGGTGCGGGCGGCTCCGCGCCGAAGCACGTCCAGCAGCTCCTCAAGGAGAACTACCTCCGCTGGGACAGCCTCGGCGAGTTCCTGGCGCTCGCCGTCAGCTTCGAGCACCTCGCCGCCACGACGGGCAACGCCCGCGCCCGCATCCTGGCCGACACGCTGGACCGGGCCACCGGCACCTTCCTCAACGAGGACAAGTCGCCGAGCCGCCGCCTCGGCGGCATCGACAACCGCGGCAGCCACTTCTACCTCGCGCTGTACTGGGCGCAGGAGCTCGCGAGGCAGACCGACGACGCCCGGCTGGCGGAGGCGTTCGCCGGGCTCGCCAAGACGCTGACCGAGCAGGAGGGGACGATCGTCGACGAGCTGATCGCCGTGCAGGGCTCGCCGGCCGACATCGGCGGCTACTACCAGCCGGACGCGGCCAAGGCCTCGGCGGTCATGCGCCCCTCGCAGACCCTCAACCAGGCGCTCGCGAGCCTCGGCTGA
- a CDS encoding SAM-dependent methyltransferase encodes MIALTGSRRTSAYKGTSSEAIVHQYDFLGEFYRLTLGPELVYSYAMWEDGDTLESAQIRKLDHHAEAARATGAGRVLDVGCGWGSLMQRLVENHGVGHAVGLTMSPGQAAWIRQQGWPNCEILAENWFDHEPDAPYDAIIAIEAIEHFAGTTMLRRKRVASYRMFFERCHTWLRPGGRISLQANAWNSGGWFTSLALPPRRPAGRDVHGRARVRTALRDVRDGFGNLREGMHASRKVFPEVFLPTRSELTEAARGLFRIPEVRSDPDDGVKTVATWLERAQANRARGAELIGEDAVADIVREQRTALKFLRERRYTALRMVFQKV; translated from the coding sequence GTGATCGCGTTGACCGGGTCGAGAAGAACGTCCGCGTACAAGGGCACGTCATCCGAGGCGATCGTTCACCAGTACGACTTCCTGGGCGAGTTCTACCGGCTGACCCTCGGCCCCGAACTCGTCTACTCCTACGCCATGTGGGAGGACGGCGACACACTCGAATCGGCGCAGATCCGCAAGCTGGACCACCACGCCGAGGCCGCGCGGGCGACGGGCGCCGGCCGGGTGCTCGACGTCGGCTGCGGCTGGGGCAGCCTCATGCAGCGTCTGGTGGAGAACCACGGTGTGGGCCATGCCGTCGGGCTCACGATGAGTCCGGGCCAGGCGGCATGGATCCGCCAGCAGGGCTGGCCCAACTGCGAGATCCTGGCCGAGAACTGGTTCGACCACGAGCCGGACGCCCCGTACGACGCCATCATCGCGATCGAGGCGATCGAGCACTTCGCGGGCACCACCATGCTGCGGCGCAAGCGGGTCGCCAGCTACCGCATGTTCTTCGAGCGCTGCCACACCTGGCTGCGTCCCGGCGGGCGCATCTCCCTCCAGGCCAACGCCTGGAACAGCGGTGGATGGTTCACGTCACTGGCCCTCCCGCCGCGTCGGCCCGCCGGGCGCGACGTGCACGGGCGCGCCAGGGTCCGCACGGCCCTGCGGGACGTCCGGGACGGCTTCGGCAACCTCCGCGAGGGCATGCACGCCTCGCGCAAGGTCTTCCCCGAGGTGTTCCTCCCGACCCGGAGTGAGCTCACCGAGGCGGCCCGCGGGCTGTTCCGGATCCCGGAGGTGCGCAGCGATCCCGACGACGGCGTGAAGACCGTGGCGACCTGGCTCGAGCGGGCGCAGGCCAACCGGGCCAGAGGCGCGGAACTCATCGGCGAGGACGCGGTCGCCGACATCGTCAGGGAGCAGCGCACCGCGCTGAAGTTCCTGCGCGAGCGCCGCTACACCGCGCTGCGGATGGTCTTCCAGAAGGTCTGA
- a CDS encoding zinc-binding alcohol dehydrogenase family protein, translating into MTALPSSGTTHAWVVGRPAPIASGPLRPVERAIPEPGPYELLLGVRACGVCRTDLHLAEGDLPPRRPGCTPGHEIVGEVLEAGALADGFAAGDRVGAAWLAGTCGRCRWCRSGRENLCPASRYTGWDVHGGFAGHTLVDARYVYRLPEGLPDEDAAPLLCAGIIGYRALERAEPPRGGRLGLYGFGASAHLTAQLAVARGAEVHVVTRSPAARRLALELGAASARPDAPPRLLDSAILFAPAGSLVPKALEALDRGGTLAIAGIHLTDVPPLGYERHLFQERTMRSVAANTREDGRAYLAEAALLRPTVRAVPYSMRDADRALADLAAGKVTGVAVLLPP; encoded by the coding sequence ATGACGGCACTTCCGAGTTCCGGCACGACACACGCCTGGGTGGTCGGGCGCCCCGCACCGATCGCCTCGGGGCCGCTGCGCCCGGTCGAGCGGGCGATTCCCGAACCGGGTCCGTACGAGTTGCTGCTGGGCGTGCGCGCGTGCGGCGTCTGCCGGACCGATCTGCATCTCGCGGAGGGCGACCTGCCGCCCCGCCGGCCGGGCTGCACCCCGGGTCACGAGATCGTCGGCGAGGTGCTGGAGGCGGGAGCGCTCGCCGACGGGTTCGCGGCCGGTGACCGGGTGGGCGCCGCCTGGCTGGCGGGTACCTGTGGGCGGTGCCGCTGGTGCCGGTCGGGGCGGGAGAACCTGTGCCCGGCCTCGCGCTACACCGGCTGGGACGTCCACGGGGGCTTCGCCGGGCACACGCTCGTGGACGCGCGGTACGTGTACCGGTTGCCGGAGGGTCTGCCGGACGAGGACGCCGCCCCGCTGCTGTGCGCCGGCATCATCGGCTACCGGGCCCTGGAGCGCGCCGAACCGCCCCGGGGCGGGCGCCTCGGCTTGTACGGCTTCGGCGCCTCCGCTCATCTGACCGCCCAGCTCGCCGTCGCCCGGGGCGCCGAGGTCCATGTCGTCACCCGCTCGCCCGCGGCGCGGCGGCTTGCGCTGGAACTGGGCGCCGCGTCCGCCCGGCCGGACGCCCCTCCACGCCTCCTGGACTCGGCGATCCTGTTCGCCCCTGCCGGAAGCCTGGTACCGAAGGCCCTCGAGGCCCTGGACCGGGGCGGGACGCTGGCGATCGCCGGCATCCACCTGACCGACGTGCCGCCGCTCGGCTACGAGCGGCACCTGTTCCAGGAGCGCACGATGCGCAGCGTCGCGGCCAACACCCGTGAGGACGGCCGCGCCTACCTGGCCGAGGCCGCACTGCTGCGGCCCACCGTACGGGCGGTGCCGTACTCCATGCGGGACGCCGACCGGGCACTGGCGGATCTGGCGGCCGGGAAGGTCACCGGTGTGGCCGTGCTCCTACCGCCGTGA
- a CDS encoding NAD(P)/FAD-dependent oxidoreductase, translated as MNPVFGAGTVHGTGERDLAEPDVVVVGGGAAGLSAALTLARARRTVLVIDSGEPRNAPATGVHGLLGREGMPPGELVRTGREEVSRYGGLIVPDTVTGTRRDGGRIVVETAGGRSHRARHLLVASGLVDELPAVPGLRERWGRDVLHCPYCHGWEVRDEPVGVLASGPKAVHQALLFRQWTPYVTLLLHTADDPDEEQWEQLAARGVAVVDGEVTGLSVEDDRLSGVRLASGRRVPLRALAVAPRFLARGDVLSGLGVKTVEHPMGVGRYVEAGAQGATGVEGVWVAGNVADLMASVAVAAASGTQAAMAINAELVAADTAAAVWAGRSAARAPRVFAAPAESAVGERVLGERRHGLESLIGGGGGRAG; from the coding sequence ATGAACCCCGTGTTCGGAGCGGGCACGGTACACGGGACGGGCGAGCGGGACCTCGCCGAACCGGACGTCGTGGTGGTGGGGGGCGGCGCCGCCGGGCTGTCCGCCGCGCTGACGCTGGCCCGGGCCAGGAGAACCGTGCTGGTGATCGACTCCGGCGAGCCGCGCAACGCCCCCGCGACCGGCGTCCATGGTCTGCTGGGCCGGGAGGGGATGCCGCCCGGAGAGCTGGTGCGGACCGGGCGCGAGGAGGTCAGCCGGTACGGCGGGCTGATCGTGCCGGACACGGTGACGGGCACCCGCCGGGACGGCGGCCGCATCGTCGTGGAGACCGCGGGCGGCCGCAGTCACCGGGCGCGGCACCTGCTGGTGGCCTCCGGCCTGGTCGACGAGCTTCCCGCCGTTCCCGGACTGCGCGAGCGCTGGGGCCGCGATGTGCTGCACTGCCCGTACTGCCACGGCTGGGAGGTACGGGACGAACCGGTCGGGGTACTCGCGAGCGGCCCCAAGGCGGTGCACCAGGCGCTGCTGTTCCGGCAGTGGACGCCCTACGTGACCCTCCTCCTGCACACGGCGGACGACCCGGACGAGGAGCAGTGGGAGCAGCTCGCGGCCCGAGGTGTCGCCGTGGTCGACGGTGAGGTGACCGGACTCTCGGTCGAGGACGACCGGCTGAGCGGGGTGCGCCTGGCGTCGGGCCGGCGGGTGCCGCTGAGGGCCCTCGCCGTGGCCCCGCGCTTCCTGGCGCGCGGGGACGTGCTGTCCGGGCTCGGCGTGAAGACCGTCGAACACCCCATGGGCGTGGGCCGTTACGTGGAGGCCGGCGCGCAGGGGGCGACGGGGGTGGAGGGGGTGTGGGTGGCGGGCAACGTCGCCGACCTCATGGCGAGCGTGGCCGTGGCGGCGGCGTCCGGCACCCAGGCGGCCATGGCGATCAACGCGGAACTCGTGGCAGCCGACACCGCCGCCGCGGTGTGGGCGGGCCGTTCGGCGGCCCGCGCACCCCGGGTGTTCGCCGCGCCCGCGGAGTCGGCGGTCGGCGAGCGGGTGCTCGGGGAACGCCGTCACGGGCTCGAGTCCCTGATCGGCGGCGGAGGCGGCCGGGCGGGGTGA